The following proteins come from a genomic window of Novosphingobium sp. P6W:
- a CDS encoding response regulator transcription factor encodes MPRLLVAEDDADLGPAMKRALELDGYVADLFTRGDDVLAAARVASYDVILLDLGLPHMSGLEVLRALRSAKDATPVIIITAFDRTPHRVAGLDAGADDYVVKPVDLEELAARIRSQLRRKDRRQDDSMSVGAVTLDVTGHVAVLDGEPVALTAKEFRVLALLMRRSRRFVSKADLEGELYDQDQWVESNTVEVAISALRRKFGRDFIRTARGLGYMVGCQEV; translated from the coding sequence TTGCCCCGCCTGCTGGTTGCGGAAGACGACGCCGACCTTGGCCCTGCAATGAAGCGGGCGCTTGAACTGGACGGCTACGTCGCCGACCTGTTCACTCGCGGCGACGACGTGCTCGCTGCCGCCCGCGTCGCCAGTTACGACGTAATTCTGCTCGACCTTGGCTTGCCCCATATGTCCGGCCTTGAAGTGCTGCGCGCACTGCGCTCTGCGAAGGATGCGACGCCGGTGATCATCATCACCGCTTTCGACCGTACGCCCCACCGCGTGGCCGGCCTCGATGCCGGCGCGGACGACTATGTCGTCAAGCCGGTGGACCTGGAGGAACTGGCCGCACGCATCCGCTCGCAGCTACGCCGCAAGGACCGCCGTCAGGACGACAGCATGAGCGTGGGCGCCGTGACGCTGGATGTCACCGGCCATGTCGCAGTTCTGGACGGCGAACCGGTTGCGCTGACCGCCAAGGAATTCCGTGTGCTGGCGCTGCTGATGCGGCGCAGCCGGCGGTTCGTTTCCAAGGCGGACCTCGAAGGCGAACTCTACGATCAGGACCAATGGGTGGAATCCAACACCGTCGAAGTTGCCATCTCGGCTCTGCGGCGCAAGTTCGGGCGTGACTTCATTCGCACCGCGCGCGGTCTGGGCTATATGGTGGGGTGCCAGGAGGTATGA